A window from Toxoplasma gondii ME49 chromosome IX, whole genome shotgun sequence encodes these proteins:
- a CDS encoding EF hand domain-containing protein (encoded by transcript TGME49_305830): MVLEAAFLEKCRQAFQALDSGHRGALGRDEMRNLLETILEKPPSDDIFFRLMAEIEEDCGGQIVDAWIALGGGRDKSGQLDKNKLIQIVSEDFQMTIDIGQLLDHLDLNKDGRIDYKEFAELFK, from the exons ATGGTGCTGGAGGctgcttttctcgagaaaTGCCGACAGGCATTCCAGGCGCTGGACTCTGGTCACCGAGGCGCACTTGGACGCGATGAAATGAGGAACTTATTGGAAA CCATTTTGGAGAAACCGCCGAGCGACGATATTTTTTTTCGTTTGATGGCAGAGATTGAAGAGGATTGTGGCGGCCAGATTG ttgATGCCTGGATTGCTCTCGGGGGCGGCCGCGACAAGTCAGGTCAGCTGGACAAGA ACAAACTTATCCAGATTGTCAGCGAAGATTTCCAAATGACTATTGACATTGGA CAACTTCTAGACCACCTAGATCTGAACAAGGACGGACGTATTGACTACAAG GAATTTGCAGAGCTGTTCAAATGA
- a CDS encoding SGS domain-containing protein (encoded by transcript TGME49_305820), translating to MAATEQKRPQETSISREPTEAAKDLEEWRRLRSLANRPNVLKSIDERIAHLECSEADFSERDEVKREVTQRAPPSSDEKSAPCNLSQPVKLTNRPSTSTQMHFLPLTSFAWNQTDRAVKIYVRIQGVQDIPEKQVVAKFARQSMELEVHDLSGKNYSLVFKRLNNVIVPETCSYRIKKDMVVVTLQKSGGQWWSDISFKENKFAAPPKLEQDADPSASIMSLMKNLYEEGDDEMKRTIAKSWMESQQQRMSGNSPFGDMNEL from the exons ATGGCGGCCACGGAACAAAAACGCCCCCAGGAAACTTCCATTTCCCGTGAGCCTAccgaggcggcgaaggaTCTGGAAGAATGGCGACGCTTGAGGAGCCTCGCGAATCGACCGAATGTTCTGAAATCAATTGACGAACGCATTGCTCACCTTGAATGTTCCGAAGCCGATTTTTCTGAAAGAGATGAGGTTAAGCGGGAAGTGACCCAACGGGCACCCCCCTCGTCCGACGAGAAGTCGGCACCCTGTAATCTATCCCAG CCCGTCAAGCTCACGAACAGACCGTCCACATCAACTCAG atgcacttccttcctctcacATCGTTCGCGTGGAACCAGACCGATCGCGCTGTCAA GATTTATGTGAGAATTCAAGGGGTTCAGGACATCCCCGAAAAACAGGTGGTTGCCAAGTTTGCTCGTCAAAGCATGGAACTGGAG GTTCATGACTTGTCAGGGAAGAACTACTCTCTAGTCTTCAAGCGCCTCAACAACGTCATTGTTCCGGAGA CCTGCAGCTATCGTATCAAGAAAGACATGGTAGTCGTCACGCTTCAGAAG TCTGGCGGTCAGTGGTGGAGTGACATTTCTTTCAAGGAGAACAAGTTTGCAGCTCCCCCGAAGCTTGAACAAGATGCGGACCCTAGTGCTTCGATCATGTCTCTCATGAAGAATCTGTACGAAGAG GGAGATGATGAAATGAAACGAACAATTGCCAAGTCATGG ATGGAGTCCCAACAACAAAGAATGTCTGGCAACTCGCCATTTGGAGACATGAACGAGCTGTAA
- a CDS encoding hypothetical protein (encoded by transcript TGME49_305790), producing the protein MASDKKDARSKSSKSEKVAKSKKSKSSRSGSGKSSSKDGGEKSAKSASKACGSTSEIKPCEEHVSIPTQVGEPQTDTASLAPTNTPPPEQTSAVSVDPVTWEAQVPAAEEDVEASVNASAEPVVAAEPDMPHPAASAAASADENPLVQTEQTPVAGERKTDANNLAPPPARQPDSMPSPTRGMGPRGRLLAGSSSPRAAFGASQPPPPSFGVPPPPPVGGVALLDGQTQKKGEHSRRHLNARLMGDGTYETERVGRIQFVSMARTCIGLHDESGAPARSNCPPCSYLHDVVGMVCRRPPGGTLPDRWVDYQDMHDELVLKQIREEWRRKEAEKADTVVNAEVAENVSIFPCKSFLARNFAETLPEGVRLLLPSRLQQRLNRRRRTLRHEKTGTEDLEGEISQDEEDVAAEGGRICAKPRGSPQGAAEPTENSFADKHIKETPGADSRSATEGPETPEKAPAVEDNAQPASSEDAKAGAVETPADLAYEEDLTFLGNGGKVVAVINLCMTERYYSQPTLRRDGIEAYWIKVDGSGDIPDDKVFCLFFRVIAFLAHKYSKLLPFSPESFATGWYSCGRDKMQEETVTVEDTPTGHAVCCDKFTIVVHCTHGVNRTGLFVSLLLATLFNCSAEFAVKAYEAKRGAPLSKEVFVNWIRQKCKAGIPERFRSALMPPEVSRLFTRVQKLLLEGGDLAGEEELTLPTPETLTNALDGERKEQNGRQERLEAHVERMRQLRAALKAKKAEEKGEGTHEGQEAKERDDQQTEGEEKAEGEKAEESKDEQAASAAEDSEEGQDAEETKENEELSRERALEVPKLPARLPADGIVLFGPIQSSLLAPEELLVSLLSSQESAKISGFEIMTGDDLHGQPHPYPQLLTTLRTRRRETPEKGRRGDGNKRRRGAKGKAGAAEEETQGTGQQDGGPPSKEEMKGENGENEEACEEVEKKKEASVKSEKEAAAASDEDSKGHVSEDGTEHDTPAAKKRRLEAKLEDLEEAVKDEEDATAEMAEKKVEETQGEATAEQSAPAVPEPPNIDELSIPELHTKGQGLYSQKQIAYRLIQFREEDPLRLHYIVKVQCADIATFEWLLSHSFGRMRQQMIQGYPSSLYKLLYLRGKRRDKELFARAQEVAQAENAARQRNRNVAAPKKGFRTGARPGAPGPFMGSRPGVAPPPPFPGIRPAGAVLPPPPAPFGPPVTPGFPAPPFLPPIPGMAPRGVPCAPGVSQPPYPPGASPPLFCPPPPGAPPAPGFGEGGRRDGPTPPGPPGPFPGRLYEPRSPPPPGAEPPRMYDPDYVSKSAGEMGYRGYEGQDRDFYGREPMKSPQYPRGPGGETGGRRGPCGSWGPGGPEGDREGYHNQASSPTERGPYMRRGPGPAGFGGPEGMRDGSLTRHGFGEEKRPFGPGCGGFGFEGTRGGRGPSDDGFGSGARGCNESGGRGPFPDRSRRPPGDYEGRGRDDFDRGYGPQNRGGMYSNTGGTQGFEGPGFRGRGFGFSDESPGAGGDRHEPGRVRGFSSDRFGDRVSSDRYGDRGDMWPRDGPRDQDEFRRFRDGSFRNAARDNKNFSNFGYGNQNPAEFGGSMGERGGDFRARMESGSGVGGRGEDRGSRRISGWSSGFEDPRGNSQFGRFSGGDRSGFDRFADSGERGSRFGDKEQAGGFGRRQGRPNLSRDFRRPPFGGSGSGFADGSRDDGSRVPSLPGPPQWTIQKGPEAGGPSPGAFGAGHGQMGDAPGVEADKFRTGSAPPGIGPTVESDSEDKSNLSASSVMQPQSFGIGGQESSAQNAFAQFAKQLASGLQDGGQGGNSMAAAMAMMGASGGSQQAMQQQLVALLSQQQMYGNSNLQGADMQQLMMYAQYYGCLLNGMSEQQAAAVVQTQQLLQQQQQQLVNQQLLQQSIQQQQQLQLSLAGLMQTGTPKPDKKV; encoded by the exons ATGGCGTCAGACAAAAAGGACGCGCGCTCCAAGTCGAGCAAGTCCGAGAAGGTCGCGAAGAGCAAAAAATCGAAAAGCTCCCGGTCGGGCAGCGGCAAGTCGTCGAGCAaagacggaggcgagaagTCTGCGAAGAGCGCCTCGAAAGCTTGCGGGTCAACTTCGGAGATCAAACCCTGTGAAGAGCACGTTTCGATTCCGACCCAGGTCGGAGAACCCCAGACTGACACCGCCTCACTGGCACCAACAAACACTCCCCCGCCAGAGCAGACCTCTGCAGTTTCCGTCGACCCCGTGACGTGGGAAGCCCAAGTTCctgccgcagaagaagacgtggAAGCGTCTGTGAACGCATCAGCTGAACCCGTTGTGGCGGCCGAGCCAGACATGCCTCATCCCGCAGCCTCTGCTGCAGCCTCCGCAGATGAGAATCCTCTTGTCCAGACCGAGCAAACGCCCGTCGCcggggagaggaaaacggacgCCAACAACTTGGCACCGCCCCCAGCTCGCCAGCCAGACTCGATGCCCTCGCCTACGAGAGGCATGGGTCCCCGAGGCCGCTTGTTGGCCGGGTCGAGTTCCCCGCGGGCTGCCTTCGGGGCGTCTcagccgccgccgccgtctTTCGGCGTCCCCCCGCCCCCGCCCGTCGGCGGCGTGGCGCTTCTTGACggccagacgcagaagaagggagagcaCAGCCGACGGCATTTGAACGCGCGACTCATGGGAGATGGAACGtacgagacggagagagtgGGGAGGATCCAGTTTGTCAGTATGGCCCGGACGTGTATCGGCTTGCACGACGAAAGCGGGGCGCCGGCGCGGTCGAACTGTCCGCCCTGCTCGTACCTCCACGACGTCGTCGGCATGGTGTGTCGCAGGCCTCCTGGGGGGACGCTGCCGGACCGGTGGGTTGACTACCAAGACATGCACGACGAGCTGGTGCTGAAGCAAATCCGTGAAGAGTGGAGGCGgaaagaagccgagaaagccGATACGGTGGTGAACGCGGAGGTCGCAGAAAACGTGTCCATCTTCCCGTGCAAAAGTTTCCTCGCGAGAAACTTTGCGGAAACGCTGCCCGAGGGCGTCAGGCTGCTCCTGCCGTCGCGCCTCCAGCAGCGCCTGAATCGCCGCCGACGGACTCTCCGACACGAGAAAACAGGGACGGAGGACCTTGAAGGCGAAATCAGccaagatgaagaagatgtCGCAGCCGAAGGTGGCCGGATTTGTGCAAAACCCCGGGGGTCTCCGCAGGGAGCCGCAGAACCGACGGAGAACAGTTTTGCGGACAAACACATCAAAGAGACGCCCGGTGCCGACTCCAGATCCGCGACCGAAGGTCCCGAGACACCTGAAAAAGCCCCAGCCGTGGAGGACAATGCGCAGCCTGCGTCGTCTGAGGACGCCAAGGCAGGCGCCGTGGAGACGCCAGCCGACTTGGCGTACGAAGAGGACCTAACTTTCTTGGGGAACGGCGGGAAGGTCGTCGCGGTTATCAACCTGTGCATGACCGAACGATACTACTCACAACCCACCCTGCGTCGAGAT GGCATCGAGGCGTACTGGATCAAAGTCGACGGCAGCGGAGACATTCCCGATGACAAAGTattttgcctcttcttccgagtGATAGCCTTCCTCGCGCACAAGTATTCCAAACTGCTGCCGTTCTCTCCCGAGTCCTTCGCCACAGGCTGGTACTCGTGCGGTCGCGATAAAatgcaggaagagacagtgaCAGTCGAAGACACTCCGACTGGCCACGCCGTCTGCTGTGACAAGTTCACTATTGTCGTTCACTGCACGCATGGCGTGAATCGAACGGGGCTGTTTGTCTCGCTGCTCCTCGCGACGCTCTTCAACTGCAGCGCAGAGTTCGCAGTGAAGGCCTACGAGGCGAAGCGCGGAGCTCCTCTGAGCAAGG AGGTCTTCGTCAACTGGATTCGACAAAAGTGCAAGGCAGGAATTCCGGAGCGCTTCCGGTCGGCTCTGATGCCTCCGGAggtctcccgtctcttcaCGCGAGTCCAAAAGCTTCTCCTGGAGGGCGGTGACCttgcaggcgaagaggaactgACTCTCCCGACTCCAGAGACGCTCACCAACGCGCtggatggagagagaaaagaacaaaaCGGTCGTCAAGAACGCCTTGAGGCGCACGTGGAGCGCATGCGTCAACTGCGCGCCGCCCTGAAGGCcaagaaggcggaagaaaagGGCGAGGGCACACATGAAGGCCAAGAagcaaaggaaagagacgaccAACAGACTGAGGGtgaggaaaaggcagaaggcgagaaggcggaagagagcAAGGACGAGCAGGCGGCCTCGGCGGCTGAGGACTCTGAAGAAGGTCAAGatgcggaggagacgaaggaaaacgaggagctGAGTCGAGAACGCGCTCTGGAGGTGCCAAAGTTGCCTGCGCGACTCCCAGCAGACGGCATCGTGTTGTTCGGGCCCATTCAGTCTTCGCTGCTGGCCCCGGAGGAGCTTCTGGTgagtctcctctcgtctcagGAGTCCGCGAAAATCAGCGGATTCGAAATCATGACGGGCGACGACTTGCACGGCCAACCTCATCCGTACCCTCAGCTGTTGACGACTCTTCGCACGCGCCGCAGAGAAACCCCCGAGAAGGGCAGACGCGGCGACGGGAACAAACGGAGGCGCGGGGCGAAAGGCAAAGCCGGAGccgcggaggaagagacacagggtACTGGACAGCAAGATGGTGGGCCTCCGTCCAAAGAGGAgatgaagggagagaacggggaaaacgaggaggcatgcgaggaagtggagaagaaaaaagaggcgagcgtgaaaagcgagaaagaagctgcGGCTGCGTCAGACGAAGACTCGAAGGGACATGTCTCCGAGGACGGCACAGAGCATGACACGCccgcggcgaagaagcgccgcTTGGAAGCCAAGCTGGAAGACTTGGAGGAAGCCGtcaaggacgaagaagatgcgaCGGCTGAGATGGCCGAGAAAAAGGTCGAGGAAACCcagggagaagcgacagctgAGCAGAGCGCGCCCGCAGTGCCTGAACCTCCGAACATCGACGAGCTGTCGATCCCTGAGCTCCACACCAAGGGACAAGGGCTGTACAGTCAGAAGCAAATTGCGTACCGCCTGATTCAGTTCCGCGAAGAAGACCCGCTTCGACTCCACTATATCGTGAAGGTCCAGTGCGCAGACATCGCGACCTTCGAGTGGCTTCTCTCCCACAGCTTCGGACGCATGCGCCAGCAAATGATCCAGGGCTACCCCTCGTCGCTCTACAAGCTGCTGTATCTGcgagggaagcgacgagacaAGGAACTTTTCGCGCGCGCCCAGGAAGTCGCCCAGGCGGAGAATGCGGCGCGACAACGAAACCGGAACGTCGCCGCGCCCAAGAAGGGCTTTCGGACTGGCGCGCGACCCGGGGCCCCAGGGCCCTTCATGGGGTCGCGCCCCGGTGTCGCGCCGCCGCCCCCCTTCCCCGGGATCCGACCCGCAGGCGCAGTTCTGCCACCGCCGCCTGCCCCCTTCGGGCCCCCGGTCACGCCAGGCTTCCCCGCGCCTCCCTTCTTGCCTCCAATCCCCGGCATGGCTCCGCGAGGTGTCCCCTGCGCCCCAGGGGTTTCGCAACCCCCGTATCCCCCTGGCGCTTCGCCCCCGCTCTTCTGCCCTCCGCCGCCTGGGGCTCCACCGGCGCCTGGGTTTGGAGAGGGGGGGCGGCGGGACGGGCCCACGCCCCCGGGCCCCCCTGGACCCTTCCCCGGAAGACTCTACGAACCCCGGAGCCCTCCTCCGCCCGGAGCGGAGCCACCACGAATGTACGATCCCGACTACGTGTCGAAGTCTGCAGGCGAGATGGGGTATCGCGGGTATGAAGGCCAAGACCGGGACTTCTACGGCAGGGAGCCGATGAAGTCCCCGCAGTACCCCAGAGGCCCGGGGGGCGAGACCGGCGGTCGGAGGGGCCCTTGCGGCTCCTGGGGGCCAGGTGGACCCGAAGGCGACCGCGAGGGCTACCATAATCAAGCTAGCAGTCCCACCGAGCGCGGGCCTTACATGCGGAGAGGCCCGGGACCTGCGGGCTTCGGGGGCCCTGAAGGCATGCGCGACGGCTCCCTAACGAGGCACGGCtttggagaggagaaaagaccCTTTGGCCCGGGATGCGGTGGCTTCGGCTTCGAGGGGACCCGGGGCGGCCGGGGGCCCTCGGACGACGGCTTTGGCAGCGGCGCCCGTGGCTGCAACGAGTCCGGAGGCAGAGGCCCTTTCCCCGACCGTTCCAGAAGACCCCCAGGTGACTACGAGGGCAGGGGTCGAGACGATTTCGACCGCGGGTACGGTCCGCAAAACCGAGGCGGCATGTACTCGAACACCGGGGGAACCCAGGGGTTTGAAGGCCCCGGGTTCAGAGGCCGCGGGTTTGGCTTTTCAGATGAGTCGCCTGGCGCGGGCGGCGACCGCCACGAGCCGGGGCGCGTGCGCGGGTTTTCGTCCGACAGATTTGGGGACCGTGTTTCGTCGGACAGATATGGGGACCGCGGGGACATGTGGCCCCGAGACGGGCCCCGTGATCAAGACGAGTTTCGCAGGTTCCGCGATGGCAGCTTTCGAAACGCGGCGCGCGACAACAAAAACTTCAGCAACTTCGGATACGGAAACCAAAACCCTGCTGAGTTCGGGGGTTCCAtgggcgagagaggcggcgactTTAGAGCCCGGATGGAGAGCGGCTCGGGCGTGGGTGGCCGGGGCGAGGATCGGGGCAGCAGGCGCATTTCCGGTTGGTCGTCTGGGTTTGAGGACCCCCGCGGAAACAGCCAGTTCGGACGTTTCtcaggcggagacagaagcggctTCGACCGATTCGCGGATAGTGGCGAGCGCGGCAGCCGCTTCGGGGACAAGGAACAGGCCGGCGGCTTCGGCCGGCGCCAGGGGAGACCAAACTTGAGTCGAGACTTCCGGCGGCCTCCGTTTGGCGGTTCTGGGTCGGGGTTTGCAGATGGCAGCCGAGACGATGGCTCCCGAGTTCCTTCGCTCCCAGGTCCCCCTCAGTGGACAATTCAGAAGGGGCCCGAGGCGGGCGGCCCGTCTCCGGGCGCGTTCGGCGCGGGGCACGGGCAGATGGGAGACGCGCCAGGCGTGGAAGCAGACAAGTTCAGGACGGGGTCTGCGCCTCCAGGAATTGGACCCACTGTGGAGTCCGATTCAGAAGACAAAAGCAACTTGTCGGCCTCCTCTGTGATGCAGCCCCAGTCTTTCGGCATCGGAGGCCAAGAGTCTTCGGCACAGAACGCATTTGCTCAGTTCGCAAAGCAGCTCGCCTCAGGTCTGCAAGACGGTGGCCAAGGCGGAAACTCGATGGCTGCGGCCATGGCGATGATGGGCGCGAGCGGAGGCTCTCAACAGGCTATGCAGCAGCAGTTGGTGGCGCTGCTGTCCCAGCAGCAAATGTACGGAAACTCGAATCTGCAGGGGGCGGACATGCAGCAGCTCATGATGTATGCGCAATACTACGGCTGTCTCCTGAACGGAATGTCCGAGCAGCAAGCTGCTGCCGTGGTCCAGACCCAACAGTTGCTCCAGCAACAGCAACAGCAACTGGTGAATCAGCAACTCCTGCAACAGAGCAttcagcagcagcaacagctCCAGCTGAGTCTCGCTGGTCTAATGCAAACAGGGACACCGAAACCGGACAAAAAAGTGTGA
- a CDS encoding 6-pyruvoyl tetrahydrobiopterin synthase (encoded by transcript TGME49_305800), which produces MPPTKPESPGASRRFSPVRPPSVASGSDVFSAFSDGTSLRSGAPGGGLAPSLRGSPNFTAANPGLGDGQAYLPYSAPLASVGSGLHGSPHVRASSVPPVGTGTVPEAVHSQHVRPELSPAGLVLGSLGSGSPGGSTASCGTASHRELSPQTSLAGFVSMGTQAHQLLPQLPQQLAQAQAVHPPAHPLGASSSVAATEGSPPSSPRSTFSSVHSFGQHEVVSVSLPAGPVCAGSPSGPCRSGVLGLGPAPNSNCCLGGNATGDASRSFCQAHNVLDSPGTCPRRSPGKPPAAGEELSELNGEERPAEFGADLSSGTFEVLVQAPSMKFNCGHFIAYRGFRERLHGHNYSVTVKIGGIVGPDGYILDFGDIKQTAREVCKSLDEHLIVPMKSDVLDITQEGQSIIIRCEDGAEFKVPCSDCKCLPIVHSSAEEITCYLWQCIVDKVTVPLLKKRGATWVEVAVWETPSQMASFRREV; this is translated from the exons ATGCCTCCGACCAAGCCCGAGTCTCCCGGCGCTTCACGGCGTTTTTCCCCCGTGAGGCCGCCCTCAGTCGCGAGTGGGTCTGATGTGTTTTCGGCATTTTCTGACGGGACTTCTCTCCGCTCGGGCGCTCCCGGCGGGGGCCTGGCGCCCTCGCTTCGTGGCTCGCCGAACTTCACTGCCGCCAATCCTGGACTGGGCGACGGTCAGGCATACCTTCCGTACTCAGCACCGTTGGCGTCAGTGGGTTCGGGCCTCCACGGGTCGCCTCACGTGCGAGCGAGTTCTGTTCCTCCTGTGGGGACCGGGACAGTTCCTGAAGCTGTTCACAGCCAGCATGTGCGCCCCGAGTTGTCTCCGGCCGGTCTCGTCCTTGGGTCTTTGGGCAGCGGCTCTCCGGGCGGGTCGACAGCGTCGTGCGGCACCGCCTCTCACCGCGAATTGTCGCCGCAGACTTCCCTCGCAGGATTCGTTTCGATGGGGACGCAGGCCCACCAACTCCTGCCGCAGCTGCCTCAGCAACTGGCCCAGGCCCAGGCCGTCCACCCGCCGGCCCACCCGCTCGGCGCCAGCTCGTCAGTCGCGGCCACTGAGGGATCCCCGCCTAGCAGTCCACGAAGCACTTTCTCGTCCGTGCACTCTTTTGGACAACACGaagtcgtctctgtctcgttgcCTGCCGGACCCGTCTGCGCCGGGTCGCCTTCGGGGCCTTGCCGCTCGGGGGTCCTAGGCTTGGGGCCGGCACCGAACTCCAACTGTTGTCTGGGGGGAAACGCGACGGGAGATGCCTCACGCTCTTTCTGCCAAGCACACAACGTTTTAGATTCCCCAGGAACCTGCCCTCGTAGAAGCCCCGGGAAGCCACCAGCAGCCGGGGAAGAGTTGTCCGAGTTgaatggagaagaacgacCAGCGGAGTTTGGCGCTGACCTCTCCAGCGGCACCTTCGAAGTTCTCGTCCAGGCACCCAGCATGAAGTTCAACTGCGGCCACTTCATTGCGTATCGCGGCTTCCGGGAACGACTTCACGGGCACAACTACTCGGTGACTGTGAAAATCGGCGGAATCGTCGGACCCGATGGCTACATCCTCGATTTCGGAGACATCAAACAAACCGCCAGAGAAGTCTGCAAG TCTCTGGATGAGCACCTAATTGTCCCAATGAAAAGTGACGTGTTGGACATCACCCAAGAGGGCCAGTCCATTATCATTCGCTGCGAAGACGGGGCAGAGTTCAAGGTGCCCTGCTCCGATTGTAAG TGTCTTCCTATTGTGCACTCAAGTGCGGAGGAGATTACCTGCTATCTTTGGCAATGCATCGTGGACAAGGTCACTGTTCCGCTGCTGAAGAAGCGCGGAGCAACG TGGGTGGAGGTCGCTGTTTGGGAAACGCCGTCCCAGATGGCATCTTTTCGGAGAGAGGTTTAA
- a CDS encoding hypothetical protein (encoded by transcript TGME49_305810~Predicted trans-membrane domain (TMHMM2.0):198-221), which translates to MAQPLLQSREGEGNERYYRPQDNGTVTVPGNSATESTPESPTCVQVPPATGARVISSSGSDVPLVLLPVSMTPAVALNPEVQSVDLYGNAKALDNGQGCCSYLCVRSPPPFDWVPFLHAAAHRNAAVSARSGPSESSSQSQSSNVAATPPSWFVAVPPVGTGPPLGTPATLLTMFGNSQLIFRAVREINRAHSFFWQIVILSLVLLILFLPGLGLIFVLLIGCCSSLRKVLDDAALHRMRLACETVNHRMAAFGLGFLLMEGFAGNGPVDLEQGSLAGTSLPDRRIWVLRVYMLPRREGYTPAAAAAAAASASPRHAPAPAHAEHYVQADEAPGSPASGTDACNATAGTESCAEEAPATACGGQGAVSETQKHRKKRGKAGGKGGAGRSTDAGQSLKEPLLPEQEGE; encoded by the exons ATGGCGCAGCCGTTGCTTCAAAGTCGCGAGGGGGAAGGCAACGAACGTTATTACCGGCCGCAGGACAACGGGACGGTAACTGTGCCCGGGAATTCTGCAACAGAATCAACTCCAGAGTCGCCAACATGTGTACAGGTTCCGCCTGCAACGGGTGCCAGGGTTATCTCGAGTTCCGGCAGCGATGTGCCTTTGGTTCTCCTCCCGGTGTCTATGACCCCGGCGGTCGCTCTGAATCCTGAG GTGCAGTCTGTGGACCTGTACGGGAATGCGAAGGCTCTCGACAATGGCCAAGGCTGTTGTTCGTACCTTTGCGTACGCTCGCCTCCACCCTTTGACTGGGTGCCGTTCCTGCACGCAGCTGCCCACCGCAACGCCGCTGTTTCGGCTCGTTCTGGACCCAGCGAAAGTTCTTCTCAGTCTCAATCGTCCAATGTCGCGGCGACCCCTCCCTCGTGGTTCGTGGCTGTGCCTCCGGTGGGTACGGGGCCGCCTCTGGGCACTCCGGCCACTCTCTTGACAATGTTTGGGAACAGCCAGCTGATTTTTCGAGCAGTTCGCGAGATCAACCGCGCGCATTCGTTCTTCTGGCAGATCGTCATCTTGTCTCTCGTGTTGCTgattctttttctcccggGCCTCGGCCTCATCTTCGTGCTCTTGATCGGGTGCTGCTCCAGCCTCCGGAAGGTGCTCGACGACGCGGCGCTGCACCGCATGCGCCTTGCATGCGAAACCGTGAACCATCGCATGGCTGCCTTCGGCCTCGGCTTCCTGTTGATGGAGGGTTTCGCTGGGAACGGCCCTGTCGACCTAGAGCAGGGCTCGCTAGCTGGGACCAGTCTCCCTGACAGACGCATTTGGGTGCTGCGTGTGTACATGCTCCCGAGGCGAGAAGGGTACACGCCGGCggccgcagcagcagcagccgcttCCGCTTCACCTCGACACGCGCCAGctccagcgcatgcagagcactACGTGCAGGCGGATGAGGCTCCAGGGAGCCCGGCTTCCGGAACCGATGCCTGCAACGCAACCGCGGGAACTGAGAGTTGTGCAGAGGAGGCCCCAGCGACGGCGTGTGGAGGCCAAGGAGCGGTTTCTGAGACCCAGAAGCACCGAAAGAAACGCGGGAAAGCGGGCGGAAAAGGAGGGGCAGGAAGATCCACTGATGCCGGACAAAGTCTCAAGGAGCCGCTTCTGCCggaacaggaaggagaatGA